CGGGACTGACCGTCGGCTGAAAAAATAATGTCTATTGTTTTCAATGGTCTGCTCCGATCTGAATGGTGAGTTTGATGGAACCGTCACTGAGCTGGTTTTCCAGGACGGAATGTCCCTTCCGGCGTGCTTCCATTCGGCATTTTTCCACGCCATAAAATTGTAGTAGTCGATTGAGCTGTGCCGGTTCACCCCAACGACCTTGAAAGTTGTCGTATCTGACCTGGCCCTGGTCGACATCGAAAACGACGGGGTATCGCCAGTCCGGTAGCCGAACACAGTAGCCAGTGGCTTCACCGCTAAACAGGGGGACGGTTTCGTGAACAGGCTCTCCCAGTTCGAGTCGGTGACAGGCCAGGCGCAGCGCCTCGGCATCGCGGACTTCCGTTGTTATTGTGACAATATGTGACATTTCAGTTTTCCCTTTCTGTAGATGGGTTGGCAGGAGATTGTGGTAAATCCGTCAATCGGCGTTTGTCTGGTTTTGGTGTGACAGGTGGCATCAGGCGTGGTTCCGATGAGACCAGATCATCCAGCAGTAATTCTGCGATCTCATTCTCGTCCACAGGTTCTACCTTCTGTTGCAGCAACAGCCAGCAGATCAGCAGGGGAAGCAGGCTGACGACCACCAT
The sequence above is a segment of the Gimesia algae genome. Coding sequences within it:
- a CDS encoding DUF1257 domain-containing protein, with product MSHIVTITTEVRDAEALRLACHRLELGEPVHETVPLFSGEATGYCVRLPDWRYPVVFDVDQGQVRYDNFQGRWGEPAQLNRLLQFYGVEKCRMEARRKGHSVLENQLSDGSIKLTIQIGADH